A portion of the Carya illinoinensis cultivar Pawnee chromosome 11, C.illinoinensisPawnee_v1, whole genome shotgun sequence genome contains these proteins:
- the LOC122280910 gene encoding glycerophosphodiester phosphodiesterase GDPDL3-like → MVCQQAFPAMYNPRCRAFFLLLLQCSAVLALVSAQEPSQTDHWPTLTGKPPLVIARGGFSGLFPDSSQIAFGLARQVSLPNVHLWCDVQLTKDGFGICAQGVKLENATNIATIYKNSSRVYQVNKVPTRGWFSVDFAYEELANNVALTQGVYSRSNRFDNHGFAIISVDHLATQVQPPGLWLNIQYDAFFTQHNLSMTRFVLSVSKRVKVDYISSPELALLTAIESGFKPTTTKLVFRFLGRNEIEPSTSQTYGSLLKNLTFVKTFASGILVPKDYIWPVDATLYLQPHTSVVADAHKAGLEVFASDFVNDIPISYNYSHDPISEYLSFVDNADFCVDGVLSDFPMTASEAIACFAHDLGRKASSQAKPLIISKYGASGDYPGCTDLAYNKAIADGAEIIDCPVQLAKDGTPFCLSSENLTESAIVPKDVGGIFSFNLAWNQIQNLKPAIANPSTEYKMFRNPKFQNAGKFVTLSDFLALSKNAKSLTGVLINIENAQGVRVADAVNEVVIKAGFDKQTSLKVMIQSSNSSILMKFKGKSNYECVYKADGSIADGPDSTIKNIKTFADSVVVTKDFIFPELEAFITNTTDIVPKFHAEKLPVYVETFSNEFVTQSYDFLADATVEINTFVQLAKVDGIITDFPYTAARYKRNRCLGVGKKLPPYMEPITPGSLYIFGQNP, encoded by the exons ATGGTTTGCCAGCAAGCTTTTCCGGCAATGTACAACCCACGCTGTCGAGCGttctttcttctcctgcttCAATGCTCCGCGGTATTAGCTCTGGTATCTGCTCAGGAACCTAGCCAGACTGATCACTGGCCTACGCTTACTG GTAAACCGCCTCTAGTGATTGCACGAGGAGGGTTTTCAGGGCTGTTTCCAGATTCTAGTCAAATTGCCTTTGGTCTGGCACGGCAAGTTAGTCTACCCAATGTCCACCTATGGTGTGACGTGCAATTAACAAAGGATGGATTTGGGATTTGTGCGCAGGGTGTCAAGTTGGAGAATGCTACTAACATtgctactatttacaaaaatagTAGTAGGGTTTACCAAGTTAATAAGGTCCCTACCCGAGGATGGTTTTCTGTGGATTTCGCCTACGAAGAGCTAGCAAATAATGTCGCCC TAACGCAAGGAGTCTATTCTCGAAGTAACCGGTTTGATAACCATGGCTTCGCAATTATCAGCGTTGATCATTTGGCTACACAAGTACAACCACCAGGCTTATGGTTGAACATTCAG TACGATGCATTCTTCACGCAACACAATTTGAGTATGACAAGATTTGTGCTTTCTGTTTCGAAAAGAGTGAAAGTTGATTACATTTCATCCCCAGAGCTGGCTTTACTAACAGCTATTGAGTCGGGATTTAAACCTACAACGACAAAACTGGTCTTCCGATTTCTAGGACGAAATGAGATTGAGCCTTCAACGAGCCAGACATATGGCTCTCTGTTAAAGAATCTTACTTTTGTCAAAACATTTGCCTCCGGAATCCTTGTTCCCAAGGACTACATATGGCCTGTAGATGCAACTCTTTACTTACAACCTCATACCTCTGTTGTCGCGGATGCTCATAAAGCAGGGCTTGAAGTTTTCGCCTCGGattttgtaaatgacattcccATTAGCTACAATTACAGTCATGATCCCATATCTGAGTACTTGTCTTTCGTTGACAATGCTGACTTCTGTGTTGATGGAGTGTTGAGCGATTTCCCAATGACTGCCTCGGAGGCTATAG CTTGCTTTGCTCATGATCTTGGCAGAAAAGCTTCATCACAAG CGAAACCATTGATTATCTCTAAATATGGAGCAAGTGGAGATTACCCAGGTTGCACAGACTTGGCATATAACAAAGCTATTGCAGATGGCGCAGAAATAATTGACTGCCCAGTTCAACTGGCCAAGGATGGGACACCATTTTGCCTGAGCTCAGAAAATTTGACAGAAAGCGCAATAGTTCCAAAGGATGTGGGTGGAATATTTTCCTTTAACTTGGCGTGGAATCAGATTCAAAACTTGAAAC CGGCAATAGCAAACCCCTCCACCGAGTATAAAATGTTCCGGAACCCGAAGTTCCAAAATGCTGGAAAGTTTGTAACATTGTCCGATTTCTTGGCCTTGTCAAAGAATGCGAAATCTCTTACTGGTGTCCTGATCAACATAGAG AATGCACAGGGAGTGAGAGTAGCCGATGCAGTCAACGAAGTCGTgatcaaagctggttttgaTAAACAGACATCCTTAAAAGTTATGATCCAGTCCAGTAATAGCTCAATTCTAATGAAATTCAAGGGAAAAAGCAATTACGAGTGTGTATACAAGGCCGACGGGAGTATTGCTGATGGCCCCGACTCAACCATTAAGAACATAAAGACGTTTGCCGATTCTGTGGTTGTCACCAAGGACTTCATCTTCCCTGAACTTGAAGCATTTATCACTAATACTACCGATATTGTGCCCAAGTTTCATGCAGAGAAGCTCCCTGTTTATGTAGAGACATTCAGCAATGAGTTTGTGACCCAATCATATGACTTCCTCGCAGATGCAACTGTGGAGATCAACACATTTGTCCAGTTGGCAAAAGTTGATGGTATCATCACCGATTTCCCTTATACAGCTGCCAGATACAAAA GAAATCGGTGCTTAGGTGTGGGCAAAAAGTTACCTCCATACATGGAGCCTATTACGCCTGGAAGTTTGTATATATTCGGGCAAAATCCTTAA
- the LOC122281961 gene encoding glycerophosphodiester phosphodiesterase GDPDL3-like, giving the protein MVCQQALPTTSNPRCRAFFLLLLQCSAVLALVSAQEPSQTDRWPTLTGKPPLVIARGGFSGLFPDSSQIAFGLARQVSLPNVHLWCDVQLTKDGFGICAQGVKLENDTNIATIYKNSSRVYQVNKVPTRGWFSVDFTYEELANNVALTQGVYSRSERFDNHGFAIITVDHLATQVQPPGLWLNIQYDAFFTQHNLSMTRFVLSVSKRVKVHYISSPEVAFLTRIATGFKPTTTKLVFRFLGRNEIEPSTSQTYGSLLKNLTFVKTFASGILVPKDYIWPVDATLYLQPHTSVVADAHKAGLEVFASDFVNDIPISYNYSHDPISEYLSFVDNADFSVDGVLSDFPMTASEAIACFAHDLGRKASSQAKPLIISKYGASGDYPGCTDLAYNKAIADGAEIIDCPVQLAKDGTPFCLSSENLTESAIVPKDVGGIFSFDLAWNQIQNLKPAIANPSTEYKMFRNPKFQNAGKFVTLSDFLALSKNSKSLTGVLINIENAQGVRVADAVNEVLIKAGFDKQTSLKVMIQSSNSSVLMKFKGKSNYECVYKTNGSIADGPDSTIKNIKTFADSVVVTKDFIFPDFEAFITNTTDIVPKFHAEKLPVYVETFSNEFVTQSYDFLADATVEINTFVQLAKVDGIITDFPYTAARYKRNRCLGVGKKLPPYMQPITPGSLYIFGQNP; this is encoded by the exons ATGGTTTGCCAGCAAGCTCTTCCGACAACGAGCAACCCACGCTGTCGGGCGttctttcttctcctgcttCAATGCTCCGCGGTATTAGCTCTGGTATCTGCTCAGGAACCTAGCCAGACTGATCGCTGGCCTACGCTTACTG GTAAACCGCCTCTAGTGATTGCACGAGGAGGGTTTTCAGGGCTGTTTCCAGATTCTAGTCAAATTGCCTTTGGTCTGGCACGGCAAGTTAGTCTACCCAATGTCCACCTATGGTGTGACGTGCAATTAACAAAGGATGGATTTGGGATTTGTGCGCAGGGTGTCAAGTTGGAGAATGATACTAACATtgctactatttacaaaaatagTAGTAGGGTTTACCAAGTTAATAAGGTCCCTACCCGAGGATGGTTTTCTGTGGATTTCACCTACGAAGAGCTAGCAAATAATGTCGCCC TAACGCAAGGAGTCTATTCTCGAAGTGAGCGGTTTGATAACCATGGCTTCGCAATTATCACCGTTGATCATTTGGCTACACAAGTACAACCACCAGGCTTATGGTTGAACATTCAG TACGATGCATTCTTCACGCAACACAATTTGAGTATGACAAGATTTGTGCTTTCTGTTTCGAAAAGAGTGAAAGTTCATTACATTTCATCCCCAGAGGTGGCTTTCCTAACACGTATTGCAACGGGATTTAAACCTACAACGACAAAACTGGTCTTCCGGTTTCTAGGACGAAATGAGATTGAGCCATCAACGAGCCAGACATATGGCTCTCTGTTAAAGAATCTTACTTTTGTCAAAACATTTGCCTCCGGAATCCTTGTTCCCAAGGACTACATATGGCCTGTAGATGCAACTCTTTATTTACAACCTCATACCTCTGTTGTCGCGGATGCTCATAAAGCAGGGCTTGAAGTTTTCGCCTCGGattttgtaaatgacattcccATTAGCTACAATTACAGTCATGATCCCATATCTGAGTACTTGTCTTTCGTTGACAATGCTGACTTCTCTGTTGATGGAGTGTTGAGCGATTTCCCAATGACTGCCTCGGAGGCTATAG CTTGCTTTGCTCATGATCTTGGCAGAAAAGCTTCATCACAAG CGAAACCATTGATTATCTCTAAATATGGAGCAAGTGGAGATTACCCAGGTTGCACAGACTTGGCATATAACAAAGCTATTGCAGATGGCGCAGAAATAATTGACTGCCCAGTTCAACTAGCCAAGGATGGGACACCATTTTGCCTGAGCTCAGAAAATTTGACAGAAAGCGCAATAGTTCCAAAGGATGTGGGTGGAATATTTTCCTTTGACTTGGCATGGAATCAGATTCAAAACTTGAAAC CGGCAATAGCAAACCCCTCCACCGAGTATAAAATGTTCCGGAACCCGAAGTTCCAAAATGCTGGAAAGTTTGTAACATTGTCCGATTTCTTGGCCTTGTCAAAGAACTCGAAATCTCTTACCGGTGTCCTCATCAACATAGAG AATGCACAGGGAGTGAGAGTAGCCGATGCAGTCAACGAAGTCCTgatcaaagctggttttgaTAAACAGACATCCTTAAAAGTTATGATCCAGTCTAGTAATAGCTCAGTTCTAATGAAATTCAAGGGAAAAAGCAATTACGAGTGTGTATACAAGACCAATGGGAGTATTGCTGATGGCCCCGACTCAACCATTAAGAACATAAAGACGTTTGCCGATTCTGTGGTTGTCACCAAGGACTTCATCTTCCCTGATTTTGAAGCATTTATCACTAATACTACCGATATTGTGCCCAAGTTTCATGCAGAGAAGCTCCCTGTTTATGTAGAGACATTCAGCAATGAGTTTGTGACCCAATCATATGACTTCCTCGCAGATGCAACTGTGGAGATCAACACATTTGTCCAGTTGGCAAAAGTTGATGGTATCATCACCGATTTCCCTTATACAGCTGCCAGATACAAAA GAAATCGGTGCTTAGGTGTGGGCAAAAAGTTACCCCCATACATGCAGCCTATTACGCCTGGAAGTTTGTATATATTCGGGCAAAATCCTTAA
- the LOC122282541 gene encoding uncharacterized protein LOC122282541 has protein sequence MSSYLVEDEVRIQEFTKQVTYSMDFNVDAGNAKCSCGLFQMRGILCRHILAVFKSNGIKSLPEGYILEQWRKDIKRRYTLIRSSYDAGDERANGNRHSILLNMCYEMIDYAVESNEQFEDAKKRIHEMTGLYRQNRSPLSMNSEKEPATTLDTAAVVGSSQGVKSPLVVRGKGRPPSLRRASKMETDMWKVKAKQIKAQAGGKRKQRDEGDTAPMGTCRNLFRASEVDITNSGEGQVMDSISATQSHPMFGTQESVMEWKIVLFGHLRTGYEEAGVGGYVQFVVIMGGGNYTMLQLGVNSLRWVLVICDGG, from the exons ATGAGCTCTTAtttggtagaagatgaagttcgtATTCAGGAGTTCACAAAACAGGTTACATATTCAATGGATTTTAATGTCGATGCAGGAAATGCAAAGTGTTCATGTGGATTATTTCAGATGAGAGGGATATTATGTAGGCATATTTTGGCTGTATTCAAATCAAACGGTATAAAATCATTGCCAGAAGGTTACATTTTAGAGCAATGGAGAAAGGACATCAAGAGGAGATACACATTAATTCGAAGTAGCTACGATGCAGGGGATGAGAGGGCAAATGGTAATAGACATTCAATTCTTTTGAATATGTGTTATGAGATGATCGACTATGCGGTAGAATCTAACGAGCAATTTGAAGATGCAAAGAAGAGGATACATGAGATGACTGGATTATATCGTCAGAACCGTAGCCCGTTATCTATGAACTCTGAAAAAG AACCTGCTACGACACTGGATACAGCTGCTGTAGTTGGTAGTTCACAAGGAGTAAAGAGTCCACTTGTTGTCAGAGGGAAAGGGAGACCCCCATCTCTTAGAAGAGCATCTAAGATGGAGACAGATATGTGGAAGGTTAAAGCCAAACAAATAAAAGCACAAGCAGGAGGAAAGCGCAAACAG CGAGATGAAGGAGATACAGCTCCCATGGGCACGTGCAGGAATTTATTTAGGGCATCAGAAGTAGATATCACCAATTCTGGAGAAGGGCAG GTTATGGACAGCATTAGCGCCACGCAGTCTCATCCCATGTTTGGtactcaagaaagt GTTATGGAATggaaaattgttttatttggtCATCTAAGAACAGGTTATGAAGAAGCTGGAGTAGGAGGTTATGTCCAGTTTGTGGTTATTATGGGAGGTGGAAATTATACCATGCTACAGTTGGGGGTAAATTCCCTAAGATGGGTTCTCGTAATATGTGATGGAGGTTGA